Proteins encoded in a region of the Gallalistipes aquisgranensis genome:
- a CDS encoding DUF3822 family protein, which translates to MPETGNNTTCGTKKLSIRLSPDGLSFLVQGDRAPLCGFIAGTSGPETVGKLAKKNAPGRTDGPVNVLLETLKTVAVPTSIFEEETATSYLAVNSLMPAHDETAVVSPEAGGVRCVMVWNTDTLRALYDHWGNSVRFYSPLQQGIATVGEQEVLIGLGRHLLCLVFRDSRIRYAEMLPFQGVADLLYYMGHLHTLFDLSKAKVRLTGLGAAQLAKELRHHYINMTADESPRFMYL; encoded by the coding sequence ATGCCGGAAACTGGGAATAACACGACTTGCGGCACAAAAAAACTGTCCATCCGGTTATCGCCGGATGGACTTTCTTTTCTGGTGCAGGGAGACCGTGCTCCCCTCTGCGGTTTCATCGCCGGAACATCCGGTCCCGAAACCGTTGGGAAACTGGCGAAAAAAAACGCTCCAGGACGAACGGACGGCCCGGTGAATGTCCTGCTGGAGACGTTGAAGACCGTCGCCGTGCCGACTTCGATATTTGAAGAGGAGACCGCGACCTCCTATCTCGCCGTCAATTCATTGATGCCGGCCCACGATGAAACGGCCGTCGTTTCGCCCGAAGCGGGTGGTGTCCGCTGCGTGATGGTTTGGAACACGGACACACTTCGCGCGCTGTACGATCATTGGGGTAACTCAGTCCGCTTCTATTCCCCCTTGCAGCAGGGGATCGCAACCGTCGGGGAACAAGAGGTGCTGATCGGACTGGGCCGGCATCTGCTCTGCCTCGTTTTCCGCGACAGCCGCATACGGTATGCGGAGATGCTTCCATTTCAAGGCGTCGCCGACCTTTTGTATTACATGGGACACTTGCATACACTGTTCGACCTGTCGAAAGCGAAGGTCCGGCTTACAGGACTTGGAGCCGCACAACTGGCAAAAGAGTTGCGGCACCATTATATAAATATGACAGCCGACGAATCCCCCCGATTCATGTATCTCTAA
- a CDS encoding RsmD family RNA methyltransferase has translation MRIISGRLKGRTIQPPKNLRARPTTDFAKENLFNVLSNRIDFEGLDVLDLFAGTGSISYEFASRGAESVIAVEINTVHYNFIRQTADRYGLENLHPIKANAFLYLKNCDKRFDIIFSDAPYDLEASDRVIDLVFARELLKPEGILIFEHSKKFDFSIHAKFYGSRSYGSVQFSLFKN, from the coding sequence ATGCGTATCATCAGCGGCAGACTCAAGGGTCGGACCATCCAACCGCCCAAAAACCTTCGGGCACGCCCCACCACGGACTTTGCCAAAGAAAACCTGTTCAACGTACTGAGCAACCGGATCGACTTCGAAGGACTCGATGTACTGGATCTGTTCGCAGGAACGGGATCGATTAGCTACGAATTCGCCTCCCGCGGGGCCGAAAGCGTGATTGCGGTCGAAATCAACACCGTGCACTACAACTTTATCCGTCAGACCGCAGACCGATACGGATTGGAGAATCTCCACCCGATCAAGGCCAACGCATTTCTCTACCTGAAAAATTGCGACAAGCGGTTTGACATCATTTTTTCCGATGCTCCGTACGACCTGGAAGCTTCCGATCGGGTCATCGACCTGGTTTTCGCCCGGGAACTGCTGAAGCCGGAGGGAATATTGATTTTCGAACATTCGAAAAAGTTCGATTTTAGCATCCATGCAAAGTTCTACGGATCAAGGTCTTACGGAAGCGTACAATTTTCCCTCTTCAAAAATTAA
- a CDS encoding site-specific integrase, producing the protein MGRSSFEILFFTRKDTGKKTGKNLIMARISVNGLKPVQVSLKLSVTPKLWDQRTHRAIGRSSEAVELNAMLDGVQARFINIHNDLVKRGEDISPEILKNLFLGKNATPTLLEYFKERLTEKEKLVEAGRLKKVTKDKFDRTIRYIMAFMHSDLQIRDIRFNQITLDFIEKFNVYLLSTQGLTYNSAAKHLEHLQWTVNKAFQNGMMPRNPFNDFRIKKTETKKEYLNKYELGKILSKKFASERIEKLRDVFIFCCFTGLSYSDAQKATVDNLSRENDGRLWLITYRNKTEVKSTVLLLDIAIKILDKYAEHRKKPDDYCR; encoded by the coding sequence ATGGGAAGAAGTAGTTTTGAAATCCTGTTTTTCACACGAAAAGACACAGGTAAAAAAACGGGGAAGAACCTAATCATGGCTCGAATTTCTGTAAATGGATTAAAACCCGTACAGGTAAGCCTTAAATTATCAGTTACCCCAAAACTTTGGGATCAAAGGACACATCGTGCAATCGGTCGATCTTCTGAAGCTGTCGAATTAAATGCTATGCTCGACGGGGTACAAGCACGATTCATTAATATTCATAATGATCTTGTAAAACGAGGAGAGGATATTTCACCCGAAATACTCAAAAACCTTTTTCTCGGCAAAAATGCAACCCCGACCTTACTGGAATATTTTAAAGAGCGATTAACTGAAAAAGAAAAATTGGTCGAGGCCGGTCGGTTAAAGAAAGTAACGAAAGACAAATTCGACCGGACGATCAGATATATCATGGCCTTTATGCACTCTGATTTACAAATCAGGGACATTCGCTTTAATCAAATTACGCTCGATTTCATTGAAAAGTTTAATGTCTATTTATTGTCAACTCAGGGTTTGACATACAATAGCGCAGCAAAACATTTGGAGCACTTACAATGGACTGTCAATAAAGCGTTCCAAAACGGAATGATGCCTCGCAATCCCTTTAATGATTTCAGGATCAAAAAGACCGAAACCAAAAAAGAATATTTGAATAAATATGAATTAGGGAAAATCTTATCTAAGAAATTTGCCTCTGAACGTATAGAGAAACTACGGGATGTATTCATTTTCTGCTGCTTTACGGGATTATCGTACAGCGATGCACAAAAAGCAACTGTCGATAATTTATCAAGAGAAAACGATGGTCGACTATGGTTGATTACATATAGAAATAAAACAGAAGTCAAATCGACGGTCTTACTACTCGATATTGCCATAAAAATACTCGATAAATATGCTGAACATAGAAAAAAACCGGACGACTACTGCCGGTAA
- a CDS encoding tyrosine-type recombinase/integrase, whose amino-acid sequence MSNQKCNEYLKEIADVCGIKKHLKFHCSRHTWTMIAAELEIPKETIAATLGHGGNEVTDIYIRFDQKKVDRAIR is encoded by the coding sequence ATCAGCAATCAAAAATGTAATGAATACCTGAAGGAGATTGCCGACGTGTGCGGAATAAAAAAACACCTCAAATTTCATTGCTCCCGCCACACATGGACAATGATAGCTGCCGAACTGGAGATTCCCAAAGAGACCATTGCCGCCACACTCGGGCACGGAGGAAACGAGGTAACCGACATATACATCCGTTTCGACCAGAAGAAGGTCGACCGTGCCATCAGATAG
- a CDS encoding DUF6808 domain-containing protein, with the protein MKTAIPVVAAVFFCLGFFLLGRRYERNRPLELPVPDTVIRVDTIRDTVPVPRKVYVARIDTCWLRSAADTVYVSDTVRVLVPIERKEYETEEYRAVVEGWHPALVEMEVYPKTKTVTQYVTRETVRKTRWGIGVQAGYGVGAWDGKSRLVHVLFWHRIQYDLLVW; encoded by the coding sequence ATGAAAACAGCGATTCCTGTAGTTGCAGCCGTCTTTTTTTGCCTGGGATTCTTTCTTCTGGGGCGGCGATATGAACGGAATCGGCCGTTGGAGTTACCGGTGCCGGATACGGTAATCCGCGTCGATACGATTCGTGATACGGTACCTGTTCCCCGAAAGGTATATGTGGCTCGGATAGACACCTGTTGGTTACGCTCAGCAGCTGATACAGTCTATGTTTCAGATACTGTCCGGGTACTCGTTCCTATTGAACGGAAGGAATACGAAACGGAGGAGTACAGGGCCGTGGTGGAAGGATGGCACCCGGCGCTGGTGGAAATGGAGGTCTATCCCAAGACGAAAACGGTCACTCAGTACGTAACCCGTGAAACGGTCAGGAAAACCCGCTGGGGAATCGGCGTGCAGGCCGGATATGGGGTAGGAGCCTGGGACGGGAAATCGAGGCTGGTACACGTCCTATTTTGGCATAGGATTCAATATGACTTACTCGTGTGGTAG
- a CDS encoding D-Ala-D-Ala carboxypeptidase family metallohydrolase, with product MTSGFRSPRLNEAVNGVPSSQHVKGEAADITVGNPEDNRKLFELIRTSGLAFDQLIDERNYTWLHVSYSDNNRKQILHLK from the coding sequence GTGACCAGCGGTTTCCGATCGCCACGTCTGAATGAAGCGGTGAATGGGGTTCCCTCGTCCCAGCACGTAAAGGGCGAGGCGGCCGACATTACGGTCGGCAATCCGGAGGATAACCGCAAGTTGTTCGAACTGATCCGCACTTCGGGGTTGGCGTTCGATCAGCTGATCGACGAAAGGAATTACACTTGGCTGCATGTCTCGTATTCTGACAATAACCGGAAACAAATCCTGCATCTGAAATGA
- a CDS encoding DUF308 domain-containing protein, producing METFALITGIVFIVFGILQIILFFKIWGMTNDVKRISEYVKPKLPKDNCFSDLMATAKKDIYIGDVEKAKRNLLGYKFDLLKENKYANINALGINDKLIKQIDELLATIDKDPSTESTSEKNVIQEIKNDIPPHNK from the coding sequence ATGGAAACTTTTGCACTAATTACCGGAATCGTTTTTATCGTATTTGGCATTCTGCAAATAATCCTATTTTTCAAAATTTGGGGAATGACAAACGATGTCAAAAGAATATCGGAATACGTGAAACCGAAGCTCCCAAAAGATAATTGTTTCTCGGATTTAATGGCTACTGCCAAGAAAGACATTTATATTGGAGATGTGGAAAAAGCCAAAAGAAATCTTCTGGGGTACAAATTCGATCTCTTAAAAGAGAATAAATATGCTAACATTAATGCACTTGGTATAAACGACAAACTAATCAAACAAATAGACGAATTATTAGCCACCATCGACAAGGACCCAAGCACTGAATCCACGTCAGAAAAAAATGTAATTCAAGAAATTAAGAATGATATTCCACCACACAATAAATAG
- a CDS encoding DUF2461 domain-containing protein, which yields MENVLAFLRELSRHNDRKWFEEHRARYREVQETFNRFTERLIDGIVSFDPSVRGLTVGECIYRIYRDTRFSPDKRPYKTHMSTYICPHGKKSGFGGYYFHVEPEGIGGLIGGSMLSVGLYRPETNAARSIREEILDHGEEFSAAIKKARGFRLNRENMLKRVPAGFPTDSPQADLFRLKDFYLDKPLRESDMGRERLLAETLREFRSARDFLERVNRAVAYAHEEMQP from the coding sequence ATGGAAAACGTACTCGCTTTTCTGAGGGAACTCAGCAGACACAACGACCGGAAATGGTTCGAAGAGCATAGGGCCCGTTACCGCGAGGTGCAGGAGACATTCAACCGCTTTACGGAACGGCTGATCGACGGCATCGTTTCGTTCGATCCGTCGGTCCGGGGGCTCACTGTCGGAGAATGCATCTACCGCATCTACCGCGACACACGTTTTTCTCCCGACAAACGTCCCTACAAAACCCATATGAGCACCTACATCTGCCCGCACGGAAAAAAATCGGGATTCGGCGGCTACTATTTCCATGTAGAACCGGAAGGAATCGGAGGGCTCATCGGCGGGAGCATGCTTTCCGTGGGGCTTTACCGACCCGAAACGAACGCGGCCCGCAGTATCCGAGAGGAGATTCTGGACCACGGAGAGGAATTCTCAGCCGCGATAAAAAAGGCCCGGGGCTTCCGGCTCAACCGCGAAAACATGCTGAAACGGGTTCCTGCCGGATTTCCCACCGACAGCCCGCAGGCCGATCTGTTCCGCCTGAAGGACTTCTATCTGGACAAACCGCTCCGCGAGAGCGACATGGGAAGAGAAAGACTGTTGGCCGAAACCCTGCGGGAATTCCGTAGCGCACGGGATTTTCTGGAGAGAGTCAACCGGGCGGTCGCCTACGCCCACGAAGAGATGCAGCCATGA
- the rfbA gene encoding glucose-1-phosphate thymidylyltransferase RfbA: MKGIVLAGGSGTRLYPVTKGVSKQLLAVYDKPMIYYPLSVLMLAGIREILVISTPEDLPSFRRLLGDGNDWGLRLEYAEQPSPDGLAQALLIGAEFIGGDDLCLVLGDNLFYGQSFTRMLSDAVRHTEQRREATIFGYRVDDPGRYGVVEFDDRGRALSIEEKPVRPRSDYAVVGLYFYPNDAVEIARGITPSARGELEITSVNQTFLEQNRLSVQLLGRGFAWLDTGTHDSLSEASTFIEVIEKRQGLKVACPEEIAFRQGWIDREQLRRLAEPMRQNPYGQYLLKL, from the coding sequence ATGAAAGGAATCGTTCTGGCCGGAGGCAGCGGCACCCGCCTCTACCCTGTCACCAAAGGGGTATCGAAACAACTGCTGGCAGTTTACGACAAACCGATGATCTACTATCCGCTCTCGGTGCTGATGCTGGCCGGTATCCGCGAAATACTGGTCATCTCCACACCGGAAGACCTCCCATCGTTCCGGCGACTGCTGGGTGACGGAAACGATTGGGGGCTGCGGCTCGAATATGCAGAACAGCCTTCACCGGACGGGCTGGCCCAAGCCCTGCTGATCGGAGCGGAATTCATCGGCGGCGACGACCTTTGTCTCGTACTGGGTGACAACCTGTTCTACGGACAAAGTTTCACCCGCATGCTGTCCGACGCCGTCCGCCATACGGAGCAACGGAGGGAAGCCACCATATTCGGTTACCGGGTAGACGATCCAGGACGCTATGGCGTGGTAGAGTTCGACGACAGGGGCCGTGCCCTGAGCATCGAGGAAAAACCTGTCAGGCCGCGCTCCGATTATGCCGTGGTAGGCCTCTACTTCTATCCGAACGATGCGGTGGAGATCGCCCGAGGGATCACTCCCTCGGCACGGGGCGAACTGGAGATCACATCTGTCAACCAGACCTTCCTCGAACAAAACCGGCTCAGCGTACAGCTTCTGGGCCGGGGATTCGCATGGCTTGATACGGGCACCCACGATTCGCTCAGCGAGGCTTCGACCTTCATCGAAGTGATCGAGAAACGGCAGGGGCTGAAAGTCGCCTGCCCCGAGGAGATCGCGTTCCGGCAAGGATGGATCGACCGGGAGCAACTCCGGCGACTGGCCGAACCGATGCGACAGAACCCCTACGGCCAATATCTGCTGAAACTGTAA
- the rfbC gene encoding dTDP-4-dehydrorhamnose 3,5-epimerase has product MKVIPTKIEGPVVIEPDIFGDGRGYFFESFSQRRFAEALCNIRFVQDNESKSRYGVVRGLHYQLPPATQCKLVRVVCGRVLDVAVDIRRNSPTFGQYAAVELSGENHRQFFIPRGFAHGFAVLSEEAIFQYKCDTFYDPEREAGIAYDDPQIGIDWGLPAEDIVLSEKDRRHPPLSRAFLFDDPQILSR; this is encoded by the coding sequence ATGAAAGTCATCCCCACGAAAATAGAGGGTCCCGTAGTGATCGAGCCGGATATCTTCGGCGACGGACGGGGATATTTTTTTGAAAGTTTTTCGCAGCGACGTTTCGCCGAAGCTCTTTGTAACATCCGCTTCGTGCAGGACAACGAATCGAAATCCCGCTACGGTGTGGTGCGGGGACTGCATTACCAACTGCCTCCCGCGACACAGTGCAAACTGGTGCGGGTCGTCTGCGGCCGGGTGCTCGACGTGGCGGTCGATATCCGGCGGAACTCGCCCACTTTCGGACAGTACGCAGCCGTGGAGCTGAGCGGAGAAAACCACCGTCAGTTCTTCATTCCGCGAGGATTCGCCCACGGATTCGCCGTTCTGAGCGAAGAAGCCATATTCCAATACAAATGCGACACCTTCTACGATCCTGAGCGGGAAGCCGGCATCGCCTACGACGACCCGCAAATCGGCATCGACTGGGGCCTGCCCGCCGAAGACATCGTCCTTTCGGAAAAGGACCGCCGCCACCCTCCCCTTTCGCGGGCTTTCCTGTTCGACGATCCGCAAATACTCTCCCGATGA
- the rfbD gene encoding dTDP-4-dehydrorhamnose reductase, producing MKIAVTGSQGQLGLTLGRISSEYPRHEFIFADRQEADITDPAALLRFLERTQAEAVINCAAYTAVEQAENDRETASRINAAGPTLLARMARQKGIPLIHFSTDYVFPGNLNRPLREEDPTGPLNVYGQTKLTGERAVLESGCRGAVLRTSWLYSEFGHNFVLTMLRLGHEGVSPRVICDQIGSPTYAADLARAAVELLGQGTPGMELYHYSDEGSLSWYDFAQEIFSRARLSVRAQAIASADYPSTVARPPYSVLSKEKIAGRGIPVPCWTESLQCCLDRIARLHAHAPGQRPSGRI from the coding sequence ATGAAAATAGCGGTCACCGGCAGCCAGGGCCAGTTGGGCCTCACCTTGGGACGGATATCATCCGAATATCCCCGCCACGAATTCATCTTCGCGGACAGACAGGAGGCCGACATCACCGATCCGGCCGCTCTCCTCCGCTTTCTGGAACGCACACAGGCCGAAGCCGTCATCAACTGTGCCGCCTACACGGCCGTGGAACAGGCCGAAAACGACAGGGAAACGGCTTCGCGCATCAATGCGGCAGGACCGACCCTACTCGCCCGGATGGCCCGCCAAAAAGGAATCCCCCTAATCCATTTCTCGACCGACTACGTCTTTCCCGGCAACCTGAACCGCCCCCTGCGGGAAGAGGACCCCACCGGCCCGCTGAACGTTTACGGCCAGACCAAACTGACCGGAGAACGGGCCGTACTGGAGAGCGGATGCAGGGGCGCCGTTCTGCGTACCTCATGGCTCTACTCGGAGTTCGGCCACAATTTCGTCCTTACCATGCTCCGGCTGGGCCATGAAGGAGTCTCTCCCCGGGTGATCTGCGACCAGATCGGTTCTCCCACCTATGCCGCCGACCTGGCCCGTGCGGCCGTGGAACTGCTCGGGCAAGGTACTCCCGGCATGGAACTTTACCATTACAGCGACGAAGGCTCCCTGTCATGGTATGACTTCGCGCAGGAGATTTTCTCCCGGGCCAGGCTTTCCGTTCGGGCGCAGGCTATTGCCTCGGCCGACTACCCGTCCACCGTCGCCCGTCCGCCGTACAGCGTCCTGTCCAAGGAGAAGATCGCCGGAAGAGGTATTCCGGTTCCCTGCTGGACTGAATCATTACAATGCTGCCTGGACCGCATCGCCCGACTCCATGCACACGCCCCGGGACAGCGTCCTTCCGGCCGGATCTAA
- a CDS encoding linear amide C-N hydrolase, translating into MKTFAYLGASAAALLLTTSHTPIQGCTRAVYLGPDGMVVTGRTMDWREDLRTNLYLFPRGMERSGADSGKTLHWISKYGSVIAAGYDIGTSDGMNEKGLVANLLYLTESVYTRPDDTRPVLGISIWAQYVLDNFATVREAVAALEGDTFRIDAPDMPNGARSTMHLAISDPTGNSAIFEYLDGKLIIHEGRQYQIMTNSPSYDRQITLDDYWQQIGGLVMLPGTNRASDRFVRASFYINAVTQTSDPHLAVAGVFSVMRNVSVPLGITTPDQPNIASTRWRTVSDQKNRIYYFESTLSPDIFWVSFDKLDFSAGAPVRKLTLTGGEIYAGDAAGEFAPAPPFKFLFE; encoded by the coding sequence ATGAAAACATTCGCTTACTTGGGCGCATCAGCCGCCGCCCTGCTACTCACGACTTCCCACACACCTATACAGGGCTGTACCCGGGCCGTCTACCTCGGTCCCGACGGAATGGTGGTCACGGGACGCACCATGGACTGGAGAGAGGATCTCCGTACCAATCTCTACCTCTTTCCCCGGGGCATGGAACGTTCGGGTGCCGATTCGGGCAAAACCCTGCACTGGATTTCGAAATACGGCAGTGTCATCGCCGCCGGCTATGACATCGGCACCTCGGACGGCATGAATGAAAAAGGGCTCGTAGCCAACCTGCTCTACCTGACCGAGTCGGTCTATACCCGACCGGACGACACCCGACCCGTGCTGGGCATCAGCATCTGGGCTCAGTACGTGCTGGACAACTTCGCCACGGTACGGGAAGCCGTCGCCGCACTCGAAGGAGACACGTTCCGCATCGACGCCCCCGACATGCCCAACGGCGCCCGCTCCACCATGCATCTGGCCATCTCCGATCCCACAGGCAACAGCGCCATTTTCGAGTACCTGGACGGCAAACTGATCATTCACGAAGGACGCCAGTACCAGATAATGACCAACTCCCCCAGTTATGACCGCCAGATCACCCTCGACGACTACTGGCAGCAGATCGGCGGTCTGGTCATGCTCCCCGGTACGAACCGGGCTTCGGACCGTTTCGTCCGAGCATCGTTCTACATCAATGCCGTTACGCAGACTTCCGATCCGCATCTGGCCGTGGCAGGAGTGTTCAGTGTCATGCGGAACGTATCAGTCCCCCTGGGCATCACCACGCCCGACCAACCGAACATTGCTTCGACCCGCTGGCGCACCGTATCGGACCAGAAAAACCGGATATACTATTTCGAATCCACTCTGAGCCCCGACATCTTCTGGGTGTCGTTCGACAAACTCGACTTTTCTGCCGGAGCTCCCGTCCGTAAACTGACACTCACCGGCGGAGAGATCTATGCGGGCGATGCAGCCGGCGAATTCGCACCCGCGCCACCCTTCAAGTTTCTCTTCGAATAA
- the ybaK gene encoding Cys-tRNA(Pro) deacylase translates to MSAKINKTNAARLLDRAGIVYRLVPYEVDEEHLDAVHVAEQLGEDIRYVFKTLVLRGDRTGIFVCVVPGNAEVDLKLAAKVSGNKSAAMIHVRELLPLTGYVRGGCSPVGMKRDYPVFIHRSCLDCGHIYVSAGVRGLQIEVAPADLIGLVHASVTDLF, encoded by the coding sequence ATGAGTGCAAAAATCAACAAGACGAATGCCGCCCGGCTGCTCGACCGGGCGGGGATCGTATATCGTCTGGTGCCCTATGAAGTGGATGAGGAGCATCTGGATGCAGTTCATGTGGCAGAACAGTTGGGCGAGGATATACGCTATGTTTTCAAAACGTTGGTCCTTCGAGGCGACCGTACGGGAATCTTCGTCTGTGTCGTGCCCGGGAATGCCGAAGTCGATCTGAAACTGGCTGCAAAGGTTTCCGGAAACAAGAGTGCCGCCATGATTCATGTCAGAGAATTACTGCCTCTCACGGGTTACGTGCGGGGTGGCTGCTCGCCGGTGGGCATGAAGCGGGACTATCCCGTTTTCATTCACCGGAGTTGCCTCGACTGCGGACATATTTACGTAAGTGCGGGAGTGCGGGGACTTCAGATCGAGGTGGCTCCGGCGGATCTGATCGGATTGGTACATGCCTCGGTGACAGATCTTTTCTGA
- a CDS encoding RNA polymerase sigma-70 factor, whose protein sequence is MSPDTEIFNRLYVRYRTNFIVIARSYVEDTAVAEDIVTDSFVSWWLRRNMLPEDTDPRRYIVGTIKKQCLEHLRSLRIHSRVHKNLQNANERMLAYHLASLENNTTEELHAEEVVEIMRRRLESMPSLMRDVFLASRTEELSIKEIAERFHISERRVKYELKKALDALKEALKDYLPAYIIFCTIDLLLRHFR, encoded by the coding sequence ATGAGTCCCGATACGGAAATATTCAACCGGCTCTACGTCAGATACCGGACCAATTTCATCGTCATAGCCCGGTCGTATGTGGAGGATACGGCCGTGGCCGAAGATATTGTCACGGATTCTTTCGTTTCCTGGTGGCTCCGCAGAAACATGCTTCCCGAGGATACCGACCCGCGGCGGTACATCGTGGGAACGATCAAAAAACAATGCCTGGAGCATCTGCGTTCCCTTCGGATACACTCCCGGGTCCATAAGAACCTGCAGAACGCAAACGAACGTATGCTGGCATATCATCTTGCCAGTTTGGAAAACAATACGACCGAAGAACTCCATGCCGAAGAGGTCGTCGAAATTATGCGACGGCGATTGGAGTCCATGCCTTCGCTGATGCGTGATGTCTTTCTTGCCAGTCGTACCGAAGAATTGAGCATCAAAGAGATCGCGGAGCGTTTCCACATTTCCGAACGCAGGGTAAAATACGAACTTAAAAAGGCATTGGACGCATTGAAAGAGGCGCTTAAAGACTATCTGCCGGCATATATCATCTTTTGTACTATCGACTTGCTCCTGCGACATTTCCGGTAG
- a CDS encoding FecR family protein, translated as MKSTDILKYLEGKSSDAEKEKLVEWLDASPEHVKEFEDIRFVFEMTKIYDQELGEIAAEPNGKFVKVWLAERFPRVIRRMAGVAAAVALVFGAGYLAHLRTVDQISSQLTSLTVPAGQRLNITLTDGSRVWLNSGARLEYPTVFGRHERMVKLTGEAMFEVEHDTEHPFIVRTFASDVEVLGTRFNVAADEESQSFSTTLLEGVLRLTERRTRTGVVLNSGDEAHWLNGSFAVGKARDFDAVCWTEGLISVRGQSFEELMRKFEKAYNVRIEIARRTMPVIGFESGKIRISDGIDHALRVLQYTSDFTFTHDLKNNVITIH; from the coding sequence ATGAAATCTACGGATATACTGAAATATCTTGAAGGCAAAAGTTCGGATGCGGAAAAAGAAAAACTTGTGGAGTGGCTGGATGCCTCGCCCGAGCATGTAAAAGAGTTCGAGGACATCCGTTTCGTCTTCGAGATGACAAAGATATACGATCAGGAGCTCGGGGAAATAGCGGCGGAACCGAACGGTAAATTCGTAAAGGTATGGCTTGCGGAGCGCTTTCCGCGTGTCATACGGCGCATGGCCGGAGTGGCCGCAGCGGTAGCGCTCGTTTTCGGAGCCGGTTATCTGGCGCATCTTCGGACCGTCGATCAGATTTCGTCGCAACTCACCTCTTTGACGGTTCCGGCTGGACAACGGTTGAATATCACATTGACGGACGGTTCCCGTGTCTGGCTCAATTCGGGAGCCCGCCTCGAATATCCGACAGTCTTCGGACGTCATGAACGCATGGTAAAACTCACGGGTGAAGCGATGTTCGAGGTGGAACACGATACGGAACACCCGTTTATCGTGCGGACATTCGCTTCCGATGTGGAGGTACTGGGCACCCGATTCAATGTCGCCGCCGATGAAGAATCGCAAAGTTTTTCGACGACTTTGCTGGAAGGGGTTCTCCGCCTGACCGAACGGAGAACGCGGACCGGAGTCGTGCTGAACTCCGGGGATGAAGCGCATTGGCTGAACGGCAGTTTCGCCGTCGGTAAAGCACGTGATTTCGATGCCGTATGTTGGACGGAAGGGTTGATCAGCGTCCGCGGCCAGTCGTTCGAAGAATTGATGCGGAAATTCGAAAAAGCCTACAACGTGCGTATTGAAATCGCCCGCCGGACCATGCCGGTCATCGGTTTCGAGAGCGGGAAGATCCGTATCTCCGACGGCATTGACCATGCACTACGGGTATTACAATACACTTCGGATTTTACGTTCACGCACGATCTGAAAAACAACGTCATCACGATCCATTAG